A stretch of the Mesorhizobium sp. Pch-S genome encodes the following:
- a CDS encoding SDR family oxidoreductase, with amino-acid sequence MHVFVTGATGWVGSAVVDDLIEAGHTVTGLARDPEKAAALAWKGAHVVRATLEDDDALRSAAAAADAVIHTAFNHDFSRFLESAAHDQHVIATLGSALAGSRRPLLVTSGLLGLPRGATEADIPNPASLRKSEVAARALAERGIHAATVRLAPSVHGIGDYGFVPLLIRMAREKGVSAYIDDGANAWAGVHRLDAARVYRLALEQGVTEQAYHAVADESVPFREIAKVIGRRLGLPVEPRPAEHFGWFAHFAGTNMSASAEQTRRLLGWKPKGPDLIADIDQPGYFTA; translated from the coding sequence ATGCATGTCTTCGTAACAGGCGCCACCGGCTGGGTGGGCTCGGCTGTCGTCGACGATCTGATAGAAGCCGGCCATACGGTCACGGGCCTTGCCCGCGATCCGGAGAAGGCGGCAGCACTTGCCTGGAAAGGCGCGCATGTGGTTCGCGCCACGCTGGAGGACGACGACGCCCTGCGCAGCGCGGCAGCGGCCGCCGATGCGGTGATCCACACCGCGTTCAACCACGACTTCTCCAGGTTCCTCGAAAGTGCCGCGCATGACCAGCATGTGATCGCGACGCTGGGCAGCGCGCTCGCCGGATCACGGCGCCCGCTCCTGGTGACATCGGGCCTGCTCGGGCTGCCGCGCGGGGCGACCGAAGCGGACATCCCCAATCCCGCATCACTGAGAAAATCGGAAGTCGCGGCACGTGCGCTCGCCGAGCGCGGCATCCATGCGGCAACGGTGCGGCTGGCGCCGTCCGTGCATGGCATCGGCGACTACGGCTTCGTGCCGCTGCTGATCCGCATGGCGCGCGAAAAGGGCGTCTCGGCCTACATCGACGACGGCGCCAATGCCTGGGCGGGCGTTCACCGGCTGGACGCTGCACGCGTCTACCGGCTGGCGCTGGAACAGGGCGTGACGGAGCAGGCCTACCATGCCGTGGCCGACGAGAGCGTGCCGTTCAGGGAGATCGCCAAGGTGATCGGCCGCCGGCTCGGCCTGCCTGTCGAACCGCGCCCGGCGGAACATTTCGGCTGGTTCGCGCATTTCGCCGGCACCAACATGTCGGCGTCGGCAGAGCAGACGCGCAGGCTGCTCGGCTGGAAGCCGAAGGGCCCGGACCTCATCGCCGACATCGACCAGCCGGGTTACTTCACGGCGTGA
- a CDS encoding MgtC/SapB family protein: MEEFIDRFGQPTWLPFSVVSARLLLAAALGAVVGMEREWRNRPAGLRTHILICLATAAIAILTIEITHVDVFAGQEIRIDPIRLVEATTAGVAFLAAGLIFFAKGEVHGLTTGAGMWLAGAIGLAVGLGFWQIALLATVLAVIVLGLLQLVRIDGTDKTDP, encoded by the coding sequence ATGGAAGAGTTCATCGACCGCTTCGGGCAACCGACATGGCTGCCTTTTTCCGTGGTGTCGGCCCGGCTGCTGCTGGCAGCGGCACTTGGCGCGGTTGTCGGCATGGAGCGCGAATGGCGCAACCGGCCGGCGGGCCTGCGCACGCATATCCTGATCTGCCTGGCGACCGCCGCCATCGCCATCCTGACCATCGAGATCACCCATGTCGACGTCTTTGCCGGGCAGGAGATCAGGATCGATCCGATCCGGCTGGTCGAGGCGACGACCGCCGGTGTGGCCTTCCTGGCCGCCGGCCTGATCTTCTTCGCCAAGGGCGAGGTCCACGGCCTCACCACCGGCGCCGGCATGTGGCTGGCCGGCGCCATCGGCCTGGCGGTCGGGCTCGGCTTCTGGCAGATCGCCCTGCTCGCGACCGTGCTGGCTGTGATCGTGCTTGGCCTGTTGCAGCTGGTGCGCATCGACGGGACCGACAAGACGGACCCGTGA